The window AATCTGGTGTTTGCGGGAATATCTCATCGGGCGGATTATAATGATTAAAAAAAACCATTCCCGGAAATTCACACTCAACTGACAGAGTAACATAAGTTGGGTTGCTGCCGCCAGTAGAATGGTATATGATAGCACCTCGATTACCGTAAATAATATCAAGATTGCAGAAGCCAGCTCCATTACAGCCAACTGCGCTATCAAATTGATTTGGATTCCAAACGCCATCAGGATTTCTCCAATTATAATATACGCACCGCGGCGCTGGCGGATATGGCAAGCCAAGCACGTTCATCCAACAAACATAGATACTGCCGTCATCGCCTACCGCTATCCGGCTGCTTACAGAGCCGTTATTTTGATATGTCCAATATGTTGTTCCGACAGTATCGCCCAGCGGCTCGGTATGAACTGCGCCAGTTATTAGCAAAATAATCAATGCAATAACGATTGTTTTCATTATGCTTCCTCCGTTCCTTGTGCTTTGTATGCCTTGCGATTATGCGCTGTTTGCCCTAACCTGGATTTTACTCCATCCTGCAACTTTTGGTAATGCGGGCTTTCTATAGTAAGGTTTAGAATTAACAGTTTAATAATCCCCGCCACTAACGGAGGATTATTTTCTATGCGTCGGGATGGAAGGAACGACATCCTGACGCTGGGAATTGGCGAACATGACTAACCTATGGAATAATAAACACTTAGAAGGGCATCAATAAAGATTTTCAAGTCTGGTAAAAAAGCAGATTTTCGCAACCATATTAACTGCATATTTATAGTTCAAAATGACACATTTTTAACTATTAGAATTGCATATACATTTAATCCGCTTGCAATTAGCCGATAACATGTATATAATATTATTCTATTTTTTGAATAGTAATCCTGTTAATATAAAGGAGAGGAAATGGCAGCAAAAAAGACAGTTAAAAAGAAAAAAGCTAAAACACAAACAACTAAGAAAAAGACTACAATTAAAAAAGCTAAGCCCGCAGCCGAAACAAACAAGCTCGTTTATTTATTTGGCGGCAAGAAAGCTGAGGGCAAGGGCGTCATGAAAGATATTCTTGGCGGTAAAGGCGCCGGACTTGCCGAGATGACTAATATCGGGATTCCGGTCCCGCCCGGTTTCACTATCAGCACGAAAACCTGCGACCTTTTCTATCAAAACAATATGACTGCTCCCAAAGAACTTGATGTTCAGTCGAAAAAAGGTATGGCTCATATCGAAAAACTGACTGGGAAAAAATTCGGCAATCCAAAAGACCCATTGTTATTATCAGTGCGTTCCGGGGCTAAATTTTCCATGCCCGGAATGATGGATACGGTATTAAATCTCGGACTTAATGATGAAACGTTGGTTGGACTTATTGAGAAAACAGACAATGAGCGATTTGTTTTTGACAGCTATCGACGGTTTATTCAGATGTTTGGCAATGTTGTGCTCGATATTGATAAAAGCGAGTTCGAGAAAATAATTGAAGCCCGTAAAAAGAAGCAAAAAGTCAAACTCGATACTGAATTGACGATTGATGATTTAAAATACATCATTAAAAAATACAAAGAGGTAATCAAAGCTAAAACCGGCGAGGAATTCCCTCAGGATGTTGATGTTCAGCTTCAGATGTCTCGGGATGCCGTTTTCCGTTCTTGGAATAATCCCCGGGCTATTACTTACCGTAAGTTAAATGATATTCCCGGAGATCTTGGAACTGCCGTAAATATTCAGACTATGGTATTCGGCAACATGGGTGATGATTCCGCTACTGGCGTAGGATTCACTCGCGACCCCTCCACGGGACAGAAAAAGTTTTACGGCGAGTATCTTACTAATGCTCAGGGCGAGGATGTTGTGGCCGGTGTAAGGACGCCCAAGCATATATCCGACTTGGCCAAAGAAATGCCTAAGATATACAAACAGCTAAAACAGATAACCACTAATCTGGAAACGCATTATCGGGATGTTCAGGATTTCGAGTTTACCATTGAGCAAGGCACGCTCTATATGCTTCAGACCCGCACTGGCAAGCGCACTACTGCGGCGGCTGTTAAAATTGCGGTCGATATGGTCAAGGAGAAGCTTATTAGCAAAAAGGAAGCGCTATTAAGAGTAGAGCCTGTTTCCTTAGACCAGCTTCTTCATCCCCGAATTGACCCCAAGGCTAAACCGACAGTTATTGCCAAAGGCTTAGCCGCCTCTCCGGGTGCGTCATCAGGAATGGCAGTTTTTTCCTCTGATGATGCTGTTCGTTTTGCCGAGGCTGGCAATAAAGTTATTTTAGTTCGTCAGGAAACCAACCCCGATGATATACACGGCATGAATGCCGCAGAGGGCATACTTACATCGCGCGGCGGAATGACCTCGCATGCTGCGGTTGTTGCCAGAGGTATGGGGACATGTTGTGTGGCTGGGTGCGAGGATGTCAAGGTTTACGAGGTTGACAGAAAATTTATAGTCGGCAAACATGTTATTTCCGAAGGAGATGTTATCACGCTTAACGGCAGCACTGGCGAGGTAATGTTAAACGAGGTTGCCACTATCGACCCGGAGCTTTCGGGAGAATTCGGCGTTTTCATGAGTTGGGCGGATGATGTGCGTTTGTTAAAGATTCGCACTAATGCCGACACTCCTAAAGATGCCGAAAGAGCAATATCATTCGGAGCAGAGGGTATCGGATTATGCCGCACCGAGCACATGTTTTTTGCACCGGACAGAATCCCGCTTGTGCAGAAAATGATACTTGCAGACAATGAACTCGACCGCCGCGAGGCGCTTGATAATCTTCTGCCGCTTCAAAAGAAAGATTTCAAAGGAATATTTAATTCAATGCAGGGTAAGCCGGTTACTATCAGGACCATAGACCCGCCCTTGCATGAATTCCTGCCTGATAAACAGGAAGTCATCAAGGAAATAGAAGAGTTAAAAGCCAAGGGCGCCTGGGAGGATGATATTAAAGCTAAGGAAAAAATCCTGACCAGAATAGATGAGCTTACCGAGTTTAATCCAATGATGGGGCATCGCGGCTGTCGTTTAGGAATCACATATCCGGAGATTACAGAAATGCAAACTCGGGCGATTATTTCGGCCGCCTGTGAAATCACCAAAAACCCCAAGAAAGAAGCTCCGCTGCCTGAAATCATGATACCGCTTGTGGGCACTGTGGAAGAGCTAAAAAATCAAAAGGCTATAGTCGATCGAGTGGCTAAAGAGGTTATGAAGCAATATAAGCGGGAAATTAACTATCTTGTTGGAACCATGATAGAAATACCGCGCGGCGCGTTAACAGCCGATGAGATTGCCGAAATAGCCGAGTTCTTCTCTTTTGGCACCAATGACCTTACTCAGATGGCATTCGGGTATTCGCGAGATGACGCCGCTAAATTCATCAAAATTTACCTTGATAAAAATATCCTACCCAAAGATCCATTCGTCAGCATTGATAGAAAAGGCGTCGGCCAGTTGATGAAAATAGCTGCCGAAAAAGGTCGTTCGGTAAAAAAAGACCTCAAGATTGGTATCTGCGGTGAACATGGAGGAGACCCCTCATCAATTGAATTTTGTCATGAAATTGGATTGAACTACGTGAGTTGTTCGCCATATAGGGTTCCTATTGCCCGTTTAGCGGCTGCTCATGCCGCCCTTGGCAAAACCGACTATACGATGAAATAATTGTAATATATACTTGCCTACGGCCGCAAGGGTTCGATATTGAACCCTTGCGGTTTATAAATCCGCTTGACAGCTAATCAGAATAGCATAAAGACATCTTTTTTTAATCAAAATTCCTATCAAATAATTTGTTGACATTTATAAACCCAATCCATAAATTACGTTTCTGAAATTATGTGAAATGTATCACAATTTTAGCTGATAGCTTAGAGAGAAATTAATGGGTTTTTATAATAGTTGCCAACAAAAATTATGAAAACAAATAAATCATTACTAATTTTATTTTCAAAGGAGAAAATATGTCGTTACTTAAAGACAAACTTGCCCAGCAGATACCGGGATTGCGCGACGATATCAAAAATTTCGTCAAGGCGCACGGCGATAAGCAGCTTTCGACCGTAAGCATCGCCCAGGCGTACGGCGGCATGAGGGGTGTCAAAGCTATGGTTTGCGATACCTCGGAAGTGCCTCCGGATAAAGGACTTCTAATCAGAAACATACCGATTGGCGAACTCGCAGACAGGCTGCCCGAAGAAATATTCTTCCTGCTGTGCACCGGCGATTTGCCCAACAAAGAAGAACTTGCCGACTTGCAGAAAGAATATTCCGCTCGCTGCGAGGTTCCCGATTATGTTTGGAAAGTTCTTGAGGCTATGCCGAAAGATTCCCATCCGATGTGCATGTTTGATACCGCCATCTTGGTGATGGAGAAGGAATCCAAGTTCCGCGCCGGTTATGACAAGGGTATGAAGAAAACCGAATACTGGGAGCCGATGCTCGAGGACAGCCTCGATATTTTGGCGAAACTGCCCAATATCGGCGCTGGCATATACCGCATGCGTTTCGATAAAGGTCCCCGTATTGCTCCGAAAAAAGATCTTGATTGGGGCGCTAACTTTGCCTACATGCTTGGCCTTGATGATCCCAAGGGCACCTTGGCTGACTTGATGCGTCTCTATTTAACGCTTCATTCAGA of the Candidatus Zixiibacteriota bacterium genome contains:
- a CDS encoding pyruvate, phosphate dikinase, coding for MAAKKTVKKKKAKTQTTKKKTTIKKAKPAAETNKLVYLFGGKKAEGKGVMKDILGGKGAGLAEMTNIGIPVPPGFTISTKTCDLFYQNNMTAPKELDVQSKKGMAHIEKLTGKKFGNPKDPLLLSVRSGAKFSMPGMMDTVLNLGLNDETLVGLIEKTDNERFVFDSYRRFIQMFGNVVLDIDKSEFEKIIEARKKKQKVKLDTELTIDDLKYIIKKYKEVIKAKTGEEFPQDVDVQLQMSRDAVFRSWNNPRAITYRKLNDIPGDLGTAVNIQTMVFGNMGDDSATGVGFTRDPSTGQKKFYGEYLTNAQGEDVVAGVRTPKHISDLAKEMPKIYKQLKQITTNLETHYRDVQDFEFTIEQGTLYMLQTRTGKRTTAAAVKIAVDMVKEKLISKKEALLRVEPVSLDQLLHPRIDPKAKPTVIAKGLAASPGASSGMAVFSSDDAVRFAEAGNKVILVRQETNPDDIHGMNAAEGILTSRGGMTSHAAVVARGMGTCCVAGCEDVKVYEVDRKFIVGKHVISEGDVITLNGSTGEVMLNEVATIDPELSGEFGVFMSWADDVRLLKIRTNADTPKDAERAISFGAEGIGLCRTEHMFFAPDRIPLVQKMILADNELDRREALDNLLPLQKKDFKGIFNSMQGKPVTIRTIDPPLHEFLPDKQEVIKEIEELKAKGAWEDDIKAKEKILTRIDELTEFNPMMGHRGCRLGITYPEITEMQTRAIISAACEITKNPKKEAPLPEIMIPLVGTVEELKNQKAIVDRVAKEVMKQYKREINYLVGTMIEIPRGALTADEIAEIAEFFSFGTNDLTQMAFGYSRDDAAKFIKIYLDKNILPKDPFVSIDRKGVGQLMKIAAEKGRSVKKDLKIGICGEHGGDPSSIEFCHEIGLNYVSCSPYRVPIARLAAAHAALGKTDYTMK
- a CDS encoding citrate (Si)-synthase, which encodes MSLLKDKLAQQIPGLRDDIKNFVKAHGDKQLSTVSIAQAYGGMRGVKAMVCDTSEVPPDKGLLIRNIPIGELADRLPEEIFFLLCTGDLPNKEELADLQKEYSARCEVPDYVWKVLEAMPKDSHPMCMFDTAILVMEKESKFRAGYDKGMKKTEYWEPMLEDSLDILAKLPNIGAGIYRMRFDKGPRIAPKKDLDWGANFAYMLGLDDPKGTLADLMRLYLTLHSDHEGGNVSAHTCHCVASALSDAYYAVSAGLNGLAGPLHGLANQECLNWVLQVHEKFGGVPSDDELKKFAWDTLNAGKVIPGYGHAVLRVTDPRYTAFRAFGQKHMADDPIFAIVNKVYEIVPGVLKEHGKAKNPWPNVDAGSGSLLYHYGMKEFPYYTVLFSISRAMGMCSQMIVSRAMGYAIERPKSLPTAVIKALAGA